AAAATGAGGCGGTTAGAGACATTGAGTGGAGGGGcgaggaggaaaaagacagtTACATCATCATGGAGAAAAACCAAAGAGACAACCCTCCTCCGTCACAGTTTGGGGGCCTCAGTCCACTTGTGATGACTCTTTTCAAGGAGCTGCTCCACCCCGAGCCCAAACAGCGCGGCAGCCCGGAGGAGATCCTGAGCTACCTGGGAGGGCCGTggctgaaagagacagagagggcgGAGAGGACGaaagcagaggaggcagagaaggaggccAGAAGAATCCAAGAGGCAGGTGGAGTGGAGGAAGAACTGCTGAGGGAGGGAAAAGGGGAGAGATAAACTTTATAAAGACAAATGTATAATGGATGTAACTTTTCTTACAATGagtatttctgtgtgtaaatatacattttactcCAGTCGAATTTGTACATGATAAGGTTCggtatttttcatatttttataaatatcttTGCTTAAGTTACAACTTTGTTTGTTGTATATAttccagtgtctctctctctctgtgtgtgtgtgtgtgtgtgtgtgtgtgtgtgtgtgtgtgtgtgtgtgtgtgtgtgtgtgtgtgtgtgtgtggtctgtatTAATGTGTGTCTTAATGAGTCTATAAATCATAGAAGAAACTCTGAGATGTATTATATTATCTATAGAATATGTTTTGGTATTGTTGATCTGAATAAAGTGAAACTTACATTAACTTAACATTAGCTTCTTgtgacatttacacatttaccaATTAGTGAATAAGTTAAGGAGGTTTTATTCATTGAACACAAAACTACAAAGTTGTTTCATTCCACACAAATGAGTGCAAAATGTACGACAATGTGAAGAAATCTGTTTGTTATTACTGATGGAAAACAATAGTAGTACTGATACAGGGATCAGAAGttacagtatttaaatatacCGAAAAATGTAACCTCTAAAGGGATTATATTTAAAGATAAAGTAAAGTAGTGGTTGGAGAGGCCACATCTGAATGAAATACTTTAGGTTAATGtttatgtctttttatttaacatttgtaaaaTGGAAGGACACGTGCCGACAAACTTAATCAGTCACATACAAACATTGTTAATTGTAAAAACCATGTGCCTCAATTAAGGATAAACGTATGGGTTCTAAACCAGACACTagataattaaatcaaaaatcaatTACGTATTGATAATAACAACTTATAAAACCTTTAAATAGAGACCTTGGGAAGCTCTAGCTGTGGAAAGAAGGGACATCTCTGACGCGGTGAAGCAACAGGTGCAGCAGAACAGACGAAGCACATCTATAATTGGACTGAACAATACATCCTGTCAGTGATACTGTGCCAGCGTGCCCTGCTGACACATCTGCACGATGCAGGGCTCAGGTGTTTTACCTGCAGCCGCAGCAGACGTGATATTCTCCTCTACTTCCTGTGGATGCTTGTGCAGCTCAACAAACTGTATTAAAACACACGACACTGTATTTAAACATGAGTGATTGACGTGTTGACAGTGACACAAACCTCACGTGAAATCTACACTCAGTGACCTCAATACGGCTCAGGACGTCAGTCGTCCTACATCTGTCTCCGAGGACAATACCTGTATGAAAAATCACCTGCGTTCCCGTGCGCAGTGTCCCCAGAAGAATGCACTGGTATGACCCAATGGCCACTTCATGCTACGGTAGCATCTGGTTGAGCCCAGTTCCACCATCATAAATTAATGCAAAAAAGGCCTGACACAAAAATGAATCCTCAGATTAACTTTCACAGCATGCACAATGTCTAAGTTTCAATTTGGAGGGGATCCCTGTTGGTAGCGAGCTGCTAATgctcagtgtgagtgtgtgtatatgtcagTGGGGTCTTTGCTAACCCCTGCTAAGGACCACTCCAGATGGACTTATAAATAGAGCCCAGGTCCATCTATTTGCAAACCACGCACATCATCACCTCTCCGGGACTATCTGCACTCCACAGGCCTCCAAATGCAAAAGTCAGGCTGCCTTGGCGCCTGCCGCAGTCGGATGGAACACTGTGACCCATCTTACCTCGTCTCTGCTCCCTCTTTTTATCTGTGGCCCTTTGCTGATGACTTTTCCCTTTCTCTGGTCATGCCACTTGAGCCTTTGCTGTTCCCTTTCACCTTACATCTGCTTTGTGATGTCTATCTTTCATTCCCTCAATCTCAGGACCTCTTTCCTCTGGAGGTCAACACCACCACAAAGCAGGAATCACCAGTCgtcttcagtgtgtttacattaaaacatgtcataTCTCCTGTAGTAACGACCACGTGAGAGGCTATTTTCCGGGCAACAGAGGGAACGGGCTCATGTGACATTCGGACAGGGAGTTAATGGAGGACCACAGCCTGACAAATGGAAACACATGGTGTGGACCACAGACAATAGAGTGCCAACACAAAGTTGCTGGTTGAGGTGCAAATCTGCTGAAGGTCCATGAGGACAGAGAGCGGGGATGATGAAAACAGGAGAAACGAGGACAGCTATACATGTGCACTGATCGTCCTTTTCACACTTATCATCATGGGTTTAGAAACTACTTTCAAATCAACGATGCTTGGGCCTTTGAGCATTTGCGAAGATTAATAAACACCCTCTGATCTTGCAACTCGAGGAGCTTAGATTTAGATTCGTCAGCAAGATTCAGATTTCATGCTACCAGCATTGAATGAAACTCACTTTAGCCCAAAAGGTCAAACTTTGTAAGGATCGCCCCTTTCCTTCTTTCAAACATCTTCTGAGTTGAAATCCTATATGATGCCTCACAgttaccttttatttatttcttcatgaCATGACATGATTGAAAGCTTAATCTTCTACAACAGGTAAAAAAACGAAGCTGGAAAACGATATCAGATATTAAGCCTGATATCTGGTAAAAGATTTCACGGGTCAGGAGAACGATGGCTGCAAACGCAGACACTGATATGAGAGCTGGATTGATGGCCAACGGTGGAGTAAATAAAGAGCGCGTGTGGCCAAATGTCTGAAATGTATCCCCAGAGAGAAGCCAAACACTTGGGTCATCTTGGCCTAATATTTCCTCCGCACCCCCAATTCCCTCTGTCACACCGCAGCTTGTTAAAGCTCAGCTACTTTAATTGCTTTAACAGGCTCACTGGAAGAACCTTGAATTATCGCTATTGCGCAGCAGGAAGCACCGATGACCGACCCTGAATCTGATTTATAAATATGTCATTAGACGGCATTTTCTGGGATTTGCAAAGTGTTAATGTGAGAGTTTGGTttagtgctgtgtgtgtgcgcgagtgtgtgttgttttcgcGCACAGGAAACATGGCGGCACACGACAAAATGTATCAGCTGGTTGAAATGCGGAGAAGTCGAAGGAGGGAGGAATGCGATGGGGTGAGAAGGAGGTcggagacagtgtgtgtgcacagttgGAATGCCTCATGCGCAGCCTTCCAACTAATAAACAACTTGAGAGATTATCATGTGTTTACTATCTGGCATGTTTGTTACGATTCGGCGTCGCTTTCCGTCTCCCCCAACACCTGATCCCCCCTTTACTCttgttctccttctctttccccGTCATCTCCCCTTTCCCTTCATGCCACTGCAGTGTGGGCAGAGTGGCAGGTTGATGTCTCCGCATTGATCGGCCCTCttggctcctcttcctcctcccattTGCTTGCATTGCCTCCATCTGTCAAGCTGTCATCGGCCTCGCCCAGTCGACCTTGTTAGAGCCCCCCCGCAGACACTCACTCCGGTGTCCCTGTAGCCCCAATATGTCAAGGGGATGATGAGTGGCTCCCTCTTGAACGGACCAGGCTTACCATAGGGTGAGAGCCCGTGAgagttttgttgtgtgtgactTCAGGGGCACGTGTTGCAATATTTATATTAGTCAAGTTCATGGAAGACGATGAAGAGTCAAGTTCCCCCCAGGTCATCTAGAACAGGCCCAATAAAAAGAGTCTCTGAAACAAGGGGTCGGGACCTGTGACCCCGATGGTCACTTTCATCTTTCAATCCAAGACAGATTGGATACTTGGGATATTTGAAGGACATTTACGTTAAGTCATCATCAAGGAATTGTGGGTAGTAGATGACAAATACTCAACGGTTTAAAGTTGATTATTTCGTAAGTTAGATTCAAATATCTTACTGAAGGGGGCACCTACTAATATGAAATAGTCTAAAATCACTGACACAAGAAGaatacttcatctttttttaatgttttgaccAATGACCTCAATTACATGCATTCTCAGAATCACAATAGACCACACAACGTTTTTTCCTTCAGCAATAAATTAAACGTCAGTTGCAACTaatgatgattttctttttaatgtttgtgttttttccttaaattgattaattgttaaGGTCAAATAATATATCGTTCATAATATAATCAGTAAAACAATTAAGTTAATCCTCATATCTTTGCTGCTGAAACCAAATAATGTTTTGTGCTTAATTAATGACCTAACGTTTAATTGATAGCTTAAAGTTTGAAACAATTTTGACAAAAGAAAGCTACAGTCGCTGTAAAGAATGCAAATCATTCATGTTCAGGATGTGCAACACACGCCTGAGGGAGGTGAAACCAGGTGAAACCCACAACTCTTACTGCAGATCAATCCTGGGTCAATGTATTTGTATTAGCACTGAAATGATTCATATTTGTCTAACTCACCTTACAGGAGCCTGAGAGCAAACCAAAGCCAATCAAGTCAATTGATTAATATTGATTGAATTGATAAAGTCCGTCaatttctctgtgtctgttggGGATACGGATCAGTCTCTGTGTGCACTGCCCCACCTGCTGGTTATATTAAGTAGTGCAGAAGTCACATTTGAGGCCCACTGTTGAGTGGTTGGATATAAGATTAAATTGGTGAGGGTTATaaattacacactcacacactataataatatattcataCAATATCAGattttctgaccttttttgttgcTGATGTTGCTGTTATCTTAATATATGGAACTGAAGATTACATTGACTGAAACGTGTTTGCAGAGTCCTGTAAGGTTTAGAATGGATGATGCTTCTTTGTGGATGATGTTTTGAAACACTAACATGCACTGAAACTGGTGTCTAATAAAATGTCGGCTCAAATATAAAGGTGCatgtgaagagaaaagaaaaattcagATTAAAGGACATCAGGTTGTTTCAGCAGACAtggtcagaagaaaaaaaaaaagcaaataaacgATGATCGGAAGGAGGACTTGTActgggaaagaggaggaggaggaggaggaggagggaggaagagagggaaggaggggaaagaggaaaagacaaaagattCATAAAACTAAACGAGTTGTGGACGACACCACAAGTTGTGAGTAcaagttatatattatatttcgTTTTCACCTGATTTTGACATGAGGGACTAGTTGTTTTACTGGTAATTATCTACAGATTAGATGCAAAAATGAATTGTAAGCGTGAACGCACTTCAGTCACTTTTAATTTTTATTCTGATGTGATGTGTGGTGGTATGCAGAGTTCAGCCAGTTCAGTGAGCAGTGGGAAATATGCcactctcacaaacaaaccaacagagcCAAACCAGGACAATCCAGCATTTCATTTCCCACTAATTGCAAATGCATGACTCTGGGATTATTGCTGCTTGTGACAAAGCTGTCATGCTTGCACTGGCTGGTGATGATCGTACGCTTGGATTGCAGTAATGTGTTCTATGAAAGGAAAGCTGGAGAAGAATGTGCGTCTGTAACAGAGGAGGGGTTTGAGGGGCTGCTCAAACAgggcacacaaaaaaaaaacacattcttttcGGAGAACTCACGTCTTGGACTCCAAAGTTACACTGACACATCACAAGAGGAATGATGCAGGGTGGgagtggagagagggaaggagagagagagagagagagagagagaggagagagagagagagagagaaagagagaggaagaaaaacacatttccaggaGCAGaaagtcaaatgttttcaaagtgtCTGATTTGTCGCAAACTTTAAATCCAGTCGCTCCATGTAAACCTCTAATTACCAGAATGTACAGTTGAAAATATTATTCCACAGCTACATGACATCAGCCACTCTTCTATATACACGATGACAACTTGTCCCAAAACACAGCAGCGCTCTCTGTGTGCTTAGCTGGAGCAGAACTGCAGGGAAAACATTACAGTGACCTGGAATGTTGGGAGCATTTATACATGCATGAGGATTAGAGGAAACATAAACAGCAAACGAGAGAATATTGAACAGTTCCACTCTGTGAAATCATCCTGACTCTTTTCCCTCCTCGCTTTCCTCCAGCTCGTAAAAGCGCACCCCTTACAAGTTGAAGGAATGGGCAGCCATCCAGTGGTCCTGCTCCTCTGCAGTTTCCATGGTAACGGCCGccaaacagaacacacaaatCATCTTGTTTAATTACGGTTGAGTCGCtgcgtgtttgtttttgtgctgcgAAACACTCCCCTCATGTGGTTTCTGTTCCACAGTGCTCACAGCTGTAGCCCGAGCCCAGCAGTCTGGTAATGCTCCGCTCCTGCACCAGTCGCACGTTTAGACGGGGGGACGAGTTGTGGTGCATATGACATGTGTCAGTCTGTGAGTCATTGACGTGGGCCACTGgtaacatgtgtgttttctctgcttgtttctAGTGCCCCCTGAGGCCCCCAGCGGCGTCCTGCCAGCCAGTGAGTGACCTCTGCGCTGCCTCTCAGGAGGCCCTCACCAGCTCCTGGCACAAACACTCCAGTGCAGGATTTTGCTGtggtttgtgttgctgttatGATTTTTAACGGATCTCCTGTTTCTGCAGATTGTAGGGAGGAGATGTATCCATGCACCAGGATGTACTCGGTTCACAAGCCCGTCAAGAGATGCATTGGTGGTCTTTGTTTCAACAGGTGATCTGCAGATTTTCCgtttacacaaatacagtatactCTTATTTAATCAAGgtgtttccagctgttttaATAAGAGCACAATAAAGACTGTGTTGTCCCACTGTGCTGACACTTACGTACCAGGGACTATTTCTCTGATTCTCAGACCCTTCGCTCAAATGATGTGGAGATACTGCACCAGAATGTGAAAATGCTCCATTGCATACAATTGTATTCATGTCAAATATATTAGTATTAATGTGTTAATAATAGAACGATTCAATATGCAGAAAAAAATGGATCCTGCCAGCGTTTTATTAATACAGATGctattgtttttacattgaGCTTTCTCAGTCTTATCGATCACTCAAactgctttacagtacaagtcacattcacccattcacacacacacacacacacatcattcattCACTATAGAAACAGGCATTAGAGGCAATTTAAGGCTGAGTATCTTGTCAAAGGACACTTGGAGgtgccagggatcgaaccaccgaccttctaattagtggacgaccctctctttctcctgggACACATGTAACTGatgcatactgtacatacactaTCGGAATGTTATTGTTGAATCTACTCTCTCTATTGCTGGTCAGTTTAAAAATGTCGTATTTTATAGGATGATGCGGTTTCTTATACGAAATCACaagttgaaaatgtattaacacTTTGAGTACAAGTGCCTCTCAATTGTAACTGTGTACAGTACTTGTGTAAAAGTACTTAACCACAAGGAAAGATCAATCATACAAGTTTACAGTCAGCGTACTTGACACCAGGTCAGACGCAGAATACTCATGTTTTATCCTGTTTGTGACGCAGCCTCCCTCGTGTGTACGTCATCAACAAAGAGATCTGCATGAGGACCGTGTGCCAGCAGGACGAGTATCTGAAAGGTGAGACTCACCATGCGTGACGAGCACTGTGGCCTCAGGGTGCACGATCGTACATTCATAAGAAATCTCTCCGTGTCTTTTGCACTCTACAGCTGAACTGTGCCGAGAGTTGTCCGGATGGCCCAGACGCTTTGAGAGGTCATCTCATAGGAAACGCTGTCGCAATCGCCGTAGCAACCCCAAAACCTGGGCAAACAAGGCGGGGGATGACGAGGTGACCACCGGTGGGGATGGAGCCC
Above is a genomic segment from Hippoglossus stenolepis isolate QCI-W04-F060 chromosome 8, HSTE1.2, whole genome shotgun sequence containing:
- the mfap5 gene encoding microfibril associated protein 5; translation: MGSHPVVLLLCSFHVLTAVARAQQSVPPEAPSGVLPANCREEMYPCTRMYSVHKPVKRCIGGLCFNSLPRVYVINKEICMRTVCQQDEYLKAELCRELSGWPRRFERSSHRKRCRNRRSNPKTWANKAGDDEVTTGGDGAPWRPKPGALL